CTTTTCATTACAAAAATACCTCCTTTTAATGAGTTTTATGATATAATATAAATTGGGAGTTGTATATTATCCCATATGATGGGATAATACCTCTTTTATGCCTGGTCTGATTCTAAATAGTTTTGTGTAGGCCAGGCAATTATTTTTGTCTTCCACCGTAATCGTTTACGCTAAATAAAATATATTATATCTTGTTCAATTTGTCAATAGGTTTTTAAAAAAAAACTATTCATTTTGTGATATTTGCATTTTTGGTCGAATCTCTTGGAATTATTGAAGTGTCAAGGATATATTTGCCTTTTGAAACTTTTTCTCCTGTTAATTTTTTTATCAAAAGTTGTGCAGCCAGCCTCCCCATTTCGTATCGGGGCTGATGAACTGTGGTGATTTTCGGTGTTACTATTGATGAAAGTTCAATATTATCAAATCCCATAATCCCAAGTTCATCGGGAATGGAAAAACCCAGATCTTTTGCTGCATCACATGCACCAATTGCCATTTCATCGTTTGAGCAAAATATTGCATCCGGACAAGGTTTTGCATTTAAGAGTTCTATTGCAAGCCTGTAGCCACTTTCGTACTTGAAATCACCATATTTTATATATTTTTCATCTCTATCTAACCCTAAGTTCTCAAGTGCCATCCTATATCCTTTCAATCTGTCTTGAGATAGTATCGATCCAATTTTCCCTGTTATTTTAGCAATTCTTCGATATCCACATTTGTACAAAAACATGGTAGCATCATATGCAGCTTTGAAATTGTCAATACACACCGTCACAAGCTCGTCTGAAAAATAGTCAGAAATTACAACCATTGGAAACTGTCTGGACATTTCAATAACCTTTTGAGGCCCACTCAAACTTCCAACAATCAATATCCCATCTGCTATCTGCCCTTTCATCATCTTGTAGTACTCTTCTTCAATTTCCTGAGAGTCTGAAAAATCGCCAAGGATGATATTATAACCTTTTTCACGCGCCTCTGCTTCAATACCTTTTATTAGCTTATTAAAAAAGTAATTTTCTATGTCTGGTATCATCACAAGAATATTTTTTGTTTGTTTGCTCCTTAGCCTCCTTGCACTCTGGTTTGGAATATATCCAAGTTGGTCTATAATTCTTAAGATTTCTTTTCTTTTTTCCTCGCTTACTCCTTCTTTACCGCTCAGCGCCCTTGAAATTGTCGCAACAGAATAGCCAGTTATCTTTGCTATGTCTTTTATTGTGTACTTCATCTTCCTCATCCTTTTCTTCTTTGATTTATATTGGTACGTAATCGATTTTGGCTTTAAATAAAAATATAGCAGTTAACTTTGACGAAATCAATACATATTTTGTATAAAATGTGCGAAATTTTGTTGAACAAAGACAACAAAAAAGAGCCCCACAAAAATGGCTCTTTTTTTCTTTATGAGTTTTAGGAATCAATCTGTTCATAAAACAAGAACTTACAATATCAACTCATAAGCTGACACATATACTTCTCCTGTCTCACCAGCTCTTCTAATTTTTAATTTAATTAATTGAGGCAATGTCACTTTACCTTCTAATACGCAGTATAAATCACGTCCATCTATACAAATTATACTTGTTGGACCAGCTCTTTCAAAAGCTTTTATACCATCTTGTGAAAAACCATTAAAACTTACAAAAACTCCCCTATTCCATGTAGCTTTACCTTCTACTTTTTTTTGAAATGCTGCCAAATCTTCAAAACCAATTTGTTTTGATTGCCACTTAGCTTCTACTAAATATATATCCCCGTCGAATTCAAAACTCCCATCAATTTGTTCGCCTGTTACTCTAAAAGGCGATTTAGGATTTAAATTGTAAAAATCGAACATATCATTCAAAAATTTCTCAAACTCATATCCTCGTTCTTGAGGTGTTAACTTTGATATATCAATTAATCTTCTACTCAAATTCTCTAATATTTGTAAATCTTTCTTTTCTTTAGTTTCATCTGAGATCAAAGAAGGTTTAACATGGACGGGACTATTAGTAGGTAATGAATCAATAAATTTTTTATCCCATAACTCGGGTATTTTAAATTGTAGTTGAAGAATAAGATTATTTAATTCTAATATTTCTTCTCTTTTTACGGGATCATTTTTAGTGTTTCTATAGGTTATGCCTCTACGTACTATTTCTGTTATTAATTTGCAAAATAAATCTCTCTTCTTTTCATATGTGTTCTCTAATAAAAATTTTATTCCCTGGTGTTTACTACCTTCTGCATAATAAAAATCTTTCAATCCTAATTCCAAAGCAATTGCCTTATATGAAATGTACGGGTTAGCGTACGGATGGGGCTTCCAGGGTAAAAAACTATAAAGCAACTTTGAAATCTTTTCAATAGCAGCACTCTCTGCCAAAGATAACGACACCTTTATCACCTCTTGATGTATTTTTTATAATATTTTCTACATTAAAGTGATAAATCCCTTTCCAAAACTCTTTCGTGCGATTCAATTCTGCTTTTGAGGATTTTGGTAAAAATTACTGTTTTGTCTCTTTCTATCTTTTCACTTAACTCTTTTTTTAAATCGAAATCATTTTTTAAAACATTAACAAACTTCCTTAAGTCATATTTTTCATAATTGTAGATTTTCTTTGTGTTATTCAGTTTTACTTTGACTATATCCTTTACAGGATTTGCTTCTATTAAAAAATTGGCGCTATTTACCAGATACCTAATTTTGGTTGGTTTATATAATTTATTTTCAAAACATATTTCAAGATTAAATAAAAAATTTCTATTTTTCGTATTTGCAGAATTCATCTGATCTTTCAACCACTCAATTTCCCAATAACTTCCCAAATCTCCTTCTTTACTAAGTCGACCTCTCAAAATTTTTTGTATGTAGTGTCAATTATTTGAAGATATGAATTACACTCACTTTTAATAGGTATACCATTTATAATTACATAGAAGAAATCGCTCATACTTTTTCACTCCTTGTTTTTTCTTATATTAGACTGAATCTAAAATATTTCTTTTTCAATTCGCTTCTTACATCTGACGATGGAAATTCACCAAATCTTGCAAAACATCTACAAGTAATTGGAAACAAGAGAATACAAAGCTCATCGCAATATTTCAGCATTTCATTAGACCAGCTACTTTTTGAGCCATGATGCGGTACGACAAATAAGTCTATTTCCTTCTCTGAAATTGAATTCATTGCACTTAGTTGACGAAGTTTAAAATGAGATAGAAGTTTATTTCTAATTTTTTTATTTTTTAGATTAATATCACCAGTTAATAAAGTAGTAAACAATTCTTTATTGTAAAAATTGATACTCTCTATCTTTTCGATACAGCATCCCGAACACCAATTCCATTTTTCCAATGAATGTATTTGGACTTTTTTTGCCAACTCTTTTATATTGTCGTTAATAAGCACACATAGAGAAGTATGATTGAAATTTCCACATTTAATTTTTTTATTTAAATGTTCGTATAGATTCTTTATCATCTTTCTTTCCTCTAACAACCGTCTAACAAGTTCTTTTCCTTTCTTACCTTGTGTAATTTTAATTATTTCCTTTTTAAACTCTTCCAGCCCTTCTTCCATCTTTCTTAAGTCTTCAATTCCTATGTAGTTAAAACACCGAATATCGATAAATTTTGTCGGTCTCCCTTTTTCAATTTCAGAAATAGAGATTGGATAATTAGAGTTGTATAATTTCTTACCGGTATCAAAAACCTCAATTCTATTGGCCAATCCAGCTTCAAAACTTCCTTCATCAAAAAATGCTCTTCTGTTAATATTTAACCCTCGCTTTTCAGAAATATTATCTCCTCCTTCATCATCTCTTTTTTCCTTTCCTTCTATAACAACTACCACTCTTTCTCCGACTTTATTTGAAAAGTTTTCTTCTATGTAACTTAGTGGATCAAATATAAATTCGACAAGTCTTATTACGTGATTGTCTCTCAAATAATTAAGATTCTTTAATAAATTCATAAGAATGTATATTCTGTTTGGTAAAGGAATATAGGGGATAAACACATAATCTACTTTATTTATGCATTCTAAAAGTTTAAAAATTCCATTGATATGGTCCTCATGAAAGTGAGAGATGAAGATAATATTAACTTTTTTATCTGCTGGCAAAGTCTCTACATATTTTTCAACTTGCCTATCAACTAATTTTTTCTGAACTGAACCGCAATCATAAACAACGTTTATATCATTAAACTTCATAGTAACAAATAAGCCCTGCCCTACACTCCAGAAATTATATTGGCTTACAAAGTTTTTCTCCATCAAATCACCTGCCAGAATCAAACATTTTTATTTTATACTTTATTTACCCATCTTCTCTTTAAAATAACATTGACTCTTCTTATTTATGGACCCGTGCCAACAGTGGTTATTTCCCACAGACCAATACTATTTTTGCGAAGATAGAAAAAGCGCACTTTCATCCCCGTTTGAAGATCTTTATAACCTTCCACAATGTACTGTGTACCATAACTTTTGTCAAAAAGTCTCCCCGCTTGATTGTCATATTCTCTGCTACCCAAGGACCTCTCTCAAAACTTACATAAAATTGAATAGCTCCTTCTGGAGTAAAATGGAAAATAACAAACACGCTTAGCACAAAAATAAGCGAATGTGACTTAATGATTTCTTAAATTATTATCCTGAATTACAATCTTTAAATTTACAATTTTATTATAAAAATCCTTTCATCGTCTATTGATAAAAATATGTCCATTCTTATAGCCAATACTCAAATCTTTCTCCATTTTAGTTGTTTAAAACTTCCATTTACCAAACAAATTTTCGGTGATATAATATATATACAAACTCATGTTCGATGGGTGAGAAAAAGTGGGCAGGGTGATTTTACACTGTGATCTTAACAACTTCTATGCATCTGTTGAATGTCTTTATCAGCCTGAGCTGAGAAACAAGCCTGTTGCTGTTTGCGGTGAAAGCGAACTTCGGCATGGGATAGTTCTTGCAAAAAACCAGATCGCAAAGTCATATGGTATTCAAACAGGTGATGTTATATGGCAAGCACTTAAAAAATGCCCAAACCTTGTTATCTTGAAACCCAATTTCCCTCTTTATATACGTTTTTCAAAACTTGTACAAAGAATATATTCTGAGTATACCGATTTGATAGAACCGTTTGGGATTGATGAGTGTTGGCTTGATGTAAGTCAATCTACAGGTATTTTAAGAAGTGGCAGAAAGATTGCTTATGAAATCAAAGAAAGAATAAAAAGTGAACTTGGTCTGACAGTATCGGTTGGAGTATCCTTTAACAAGGTGTTTGCAAAGCTTGGAAGCGACTATAAAAAGCCCGATGCTGTAACAGTTATCACAAAAGAAAACTTTAAACAAATTGTTTGGCCACTGCCTGCAAAAGACCTCTTGTATGTCGGTAGCGCAACAGAAAAGAAGCTCAGTTCAAGGGCAATTTACACAATAGGTGATATAGCCAAAAGCTCACCTGAATATCTTAAAAGAATCCTTGGCAAATGGGGTGAAGTGCTCTGGATATTTGCAAATGGGCTTGACACCACCCCAGTTACTCCCCCACTTTTTGAAGACAACATCAAAGGAATTGGCAATAGCATAACACTGCCGAGAGATTTGACTTGTTATGAAGATGCAGAATATGTTATTAGAATGCTTTCTGAGTCTGTTGCGCAGAGGCTTCGTCAGCAGTATTTAAAATGTTATACAGTCCAAGTTTGGATAAGAGATAGCTTCCTTTTTTCAATAACAAGGCAGGAAAAACTCAAAAATCCTACTTTTTTGGCAAGAGAAATCTCTCAAAAAGCTTTTGAAATATTCAAAAAACACTGGAACTTTAAAAATAGCATAAGGTCGCTTGGCGTAAGAGCTTTAGATCTCGTCTGTGCAAACTCATTTTATCAGCTTGAGTTTGACAGTTTGAAAAAATTCAAATTAGAACAGCTTGAAAAGACGGTTGACCAAATTCGAAGAAGGTTTGGGCAGAGCGCAGTTTTGCCAGCTATACTTTTGACTAAATCTGACTTGCCTTGCGAGATTCCTCTGCACAACAAAATCCATCCTGTTGCATTTTTCAAATAAAATTTTGTTTTTCAAAATAAACATGAGAGGGTGAGGGTTTTTAAAATGAGAAAAATATTTGTAGAAGTTTATGCTCATTTTTCAAAGGAAGGAGAAATAACCCCCATTTCGTTTGTCTGGCTTGATGGAAAAACATACGAAATTGATAAAATCATAGAAAAAAGACCTGCTGCCTCTTTAAAAGCAGGCGGACAAGGCATAAGATATAAAATCCTTGTCCGCTCAAAAATGCTGTATCTTTTTTGTGATGAGAATAGGTGGTTTGTGGAATTTACATAGTTTTATGTTTCATCTCTCTAAGCTTATGTACATTTATCAACGGTAGTCTCAGAGGCGGGTTAAACCCTGCTAAAGCTGTGCATGACATAATATATGAACGTGTAAGATGAGTCAAGGTAATTATACCGTTTAATTCCAGCATGTTCTTAAAATCTTCCAATCCAAGTTTTTCTTTTTTCCCAGCAAAACACCCCTCATACACTATATGAATTTTAAATAACTTTTTATTCTTCTTTTTTCCTTCAAATGCCGCTTTAAATTGAACAGCCCCTATATATATCTCATTATTTTCCTTAATTTCCTCAATATCGTAATCACACTTAAGTTCCACTTCAATCTCGTCACTTTCTTCTTTTTTTGTCTCAAGTTCAAATTTTACAACACGCGTACTTACAAGTTGAAAATCTGCCTTTAAATTTCCTATTTCTATCAAGCAGCCTCACCTACTTCATTGTTTATAACTTCATCCAATAACTCTTCACTACTTTCCACCCAATTTTCTTCATATTCAGTCTTTTCTCTAAACTCTATCTCAAGTTCAAACCCCAGTTTTTTAGCAATTTCATATAACATTTTTACAGTAGGATTATAATCCCCACTTTCAAGTTTTGACACCATAGCCTGACTAATTCCAAGCTTTTGAGCTAATTCTTTTTGGGAAAGATTATTTTTGATTCTATATTGGATAATCTTTACAGCAATGTCTACTAAAATGTCGTCCAGTTCAAAATACTTTTTATCTTCTTCATTTGTATATTTTTCAACTATTTTGTAGGCTGAAATTAATCTCTTATTATCTAACATTTTTCTCATCTCCCTGCAAACTATTTTTGGCAAACTACTTTTATTATATTATATCCATTTGCACGTGATTTATAATCAATAACCTCTATCTTTCAACTTGTAATTAGTTGTAAGTCCTCATATACAGATTTTAGTTCTTCTATTCGCTCTTCTGCTTTTTCAATCGCATATGAATAACTTTTTGGATTATTTTTTGTGCTCTTACTTTTTTCAGGAAAAGCATTAAGTAATATTACTATTTCTTTTCCTTGCAAAGCAAAAAAAGCAAACAATATTCGAATATTATGAACACCCATCACTCTTAATGAATATAAATAACCGTGCTTGCTTAATCTCTCAAAGCTTTTTTGTTGAATACAATTTTTCTTTAGGTTCTCTAAAAAAATAATTTTCTTTCTAAATTGTTTTCCAAAATCAGTTTCTTTCCCACTTTCACTCAAAATTTCATCTAAATCATCAATTAAAGAAGGATGAGCATATACATAATCGCTCTCGTAATTCTCTACATAAACTATTTTATTAAGCTTATGTAACATTGAATTAAACACCTCAATTATATAACTTATAAGTTATATTGTCAACAACATTCTTGAACTTTTTGCATTTTCAAGACTTTGTCTCCCCACCCCAATCTCATTTAAATTCTTTTAACTTTCTTTTTGGAAAATCCTCTTTCAAATCATAAATATAACTCTTTTATCAACTATTTTCAACAAGAAAAAATTTAGGGATAAGTGCAAATTTGAGCTCTCAATTTTCAGCAATTGCACTTATCCCTACTGT
The sequence above is drawn from the Caldicellulosiruptor bescii DSM 6725 genome and encodes:
- a CDS encoding LacI family DNA-binding transcriptional regulator, which codes for MKYTIKDIAKITGYSVATISRALSGKEGVSEEKRKEILRIIDQLGYIPNQSARRLRSKQTKNILVMIPDIENYFFNKLIKGIEAEAREKGYNIILGDFSDSQEIEEEYYKMMKGQIADGILIVGSLSGPQKVIEMSRQFPMVVISDYFSDELVTVCIDNFKAAYDATMFLYKCGYRRIAKITGKIGSILSQDRLKGYRMALENLGLDRDEKYIKYGDFKYESGYRLAIELLNAKPCPDAIFCSNDEMAIGACDAAKDLGFSIPDELGIMGFDNIELSSIVTPKITTVHQPRYEMGRLAAQLLIKKLTGEKVSKGKYILDTSIIPRDSTKNANITK
- a CDS encoding restriction endonuclease: MSLSLAESAAIEKISKLLYSFLPWKPHPYANPYISYKAIALELGLKDFYYAEGSKHQGIKFLLENTYEKKRDLFCKLITEIVRRGITYRNTKNDPVKREEILELNNLILQLQFKIPELWDKKFIDSLPTNSPVHVKPSLISDETKEKKDLQILENLSRRLIDISKLTPQERGYEFEKFLNDMFDFYNLNPKSPFRVTGEQIDGSFEFDGDIYLVEAKWQSKQIGFEDLAAFQKKVEGKATWNRGVFVSFNGFSQDGIKAFERAGPTSIICIDGRDLYCVLEGKVTLPQLIKLKIRRAGETGEVYVSAYELIL
- a CDS encoding MBL fold metallo-hydrolase — encoded protein: MEKNFVSQYNFWSVGQGLFVTMKFNDINVVYDCGSVQKKLVDRQVEKYVETLPADKKVNIIFISHFHEDHINGIFKLLECINKVDYVFIPYIPLPNRIYILMNLLKNLNYLRDNHVIRLVEFIFDPLSYIEENFSNKVGERVVVVIEGKEKRDDEGGDNISEKRGLNINRRAFFDEGSFEAGLANRIEVFDTGKKLYNSNYPISISEIEKGRPTKFIDIRCFNYIGIEDLRKMEEGLEEFKKEIIKITQGKKGKELVRRLLEERKMIKNLYEHLNKKIKCGNFNHTSLCVLINDNIKELAKKVQIHSLEKWNWCSGCCIEKIESINFYNKELFTTLLTGDINLKNKKIRNKLLSHFKLRQLSAMNSISEKEIDLFVVPHHGSKSSWSNEMLKYCDELCILLFPITCRCFARFGEFPSSDVRSELKKKYFRFSLI
- the dinB gene encoding DNA polymerase IV; amino-acid sequence: MGRVILHCDLNNFYASVECLYQPELRNKPVAVCGESELRHGIVLAKNQIAKSYGIQTGDVIWQALKKCPNLVILKPNFPLYIRFSKLVQRIYSEYTDLIEPFGIDECWLDVSQSTGILRSGRKIAYEIKERIKSELGLTVSVGVSFNKVFAKLGSDYKKPDAVTVITKENFKQIVWPLPAKDLLYVGSATEKKLSSRAIYTIGDIAKSSPEYLKRILGKWGEVLWIFANGLDTTPVTPPLFEDNIKGIGNSITLPRDLTCYEDAEYVIRMLSESVAQRLRQQYLKCYTVQVWIRDSFLFSITRQEKLKNPTFLAREISQKAFEIFKKHWNFKNSIRSLGVRALDLVCANSFYQLEFDSLKKFKLEQLEKTVDQIRRRFGQSAVLPAILLTKSDLPCEIPLHNKIHPVAFFK
- a CDS encoding protein-export chaperone SecB, which gives rise to MIEIGNLKADFQLVSTRVVKFELETKKEESDEIEVELKCDYDIEEIKENNEIYIGAVQFKAAFEGKKKNKKLFKIHIVYEGCFAGKKEKLGLEDFKNMLELNGIITLTHLTRSYIMSCTALAGFNPPLRLPLINVHKLREMKHKTM
- a CDS encoding helix-turn-helix domain-containing protein, with protein sequence MLDNKRLISAYKIVEKYTNEEDKKYFELDDILVDIAVKIIQYRIKNNLSQKELAQKLGISQAMVSKLESGDYNPTVKMLYEIAKKLGFELEIEFREKTEYEENWVESSEELLDEVINNEVGEAA
- a CDS encoding type II toxin-antitoxin system RelE/ParE family toxin; translation: MLHKLNKIVYVENYESDYVYAHPSLIDDLDEILSESGKETDFGKQFRKKIIFLENLKKNCIQQKSFERLSKHGYLYSLRVMGVHNIRILFAFFALQGKEIVILLNAFPEKSKSTKNNPKSYSYAIEKAEERIEELKSVYEDLQLITS